A genome region from Staphylococcus capitis subsp. capitis includes the following:
- a CDS encoding NAD(P)-dependent oxidoreductase → MTKIFVTGATGLIGTKLVKRLKEEGHEVAGFTTSEHGKQKLENAGVQPYVGDILKADTIDAAIEAFKPEIIINQITDLKNVDMSANTKVRIDGSKNLMDAAIKHNVRKVIAQSIAFTYEAGEGLATEETPLDYNSTGDRKVTVDGVEGLENETKRLGEYVVLRFGWLYGPGTWYGKDGMIYNQFIDGNVTLSDGVTSFVHLDDAVETSIQAINFDNGIYNVADDEPVKGSDFAEWYKNQLQVNPKITIQPAQPFERGVTNDKFKA, encoded by the coding sequence ATGACTAAAATATTTGTAACAGGAGCAACAGGTTTAATTGGCACGAAATTAGTAAAACGTCTTAAAGAAGAGGGACATGAAGTCGCAGGTTTTACTACATCAGAACATGGTAAACAGAAATTGGAAAATGCAGGTGTGCAACCTTATGTCGGTGATATTCTTAAAGCCGACACAATTGATGCAGCTATAGAAGCTTTTAAACCTGAAATCATTATCAATCAGATTACTGATTTAAAAAATGTAGATATGAGTGCGAATACTAAAGTGAGAATTGATGGTTCTAAAAATTTAATGGATGCTGCAATTAAGCATAACGTTAGAAAAGTAATCGCGCAGAGCATTGCTTTTACCTATGAAGCTGGTGAAGGATTAGCTACAGAAGAAACGCCTTTAGACTATAATTCTACTGGAGACAGAAAGGTTACAGTCGATGGCGTAGAAGGTCTTGAAAATGAAACTAAACGTCTAGGAGAATATGTTGTTTTACGTTTTGGTTGGTTATATGGACCAGGTACTTGGTATGGCAAAGATGGCATGATTTATAACCAATTTATCGACGGTAATGTTACTTTAAGTGATGGTGTTACATCATTTGTGCATCTTGATGATGCTGTAGAAACGTCTATTCAAGCGATTAATTTTGATAATGGTATTTACAATGTAGCTGACGATGAACCTGTAAAAGGTTCTGATTTTGCTGAATGGTATAAGAATCAATTACAGGTTAATCCAAAAATAACAATACAACCCGCACAACCATTTGAACGAGGTGTGACGAATGACAAATTCAAAGCATAA
- a CDS encoding MFS transporter, producing the protein MNTSKEFRGDNRLLLGIILGVITFWLFAQSLVNLVVPLQSSYNSDIGTINIAVSLSALFSGLFIVGAGDIADKFGRVKLTYIGLALNIIGSILIIITPLPSLLIIGRAVQGLSAACIMPATLAIINEYYIGTARQRALSYWSIGSWGGSGVCTLFGGLMATNFGWRSIFIISIILTILAMFLIKHTPETKAEPIGNKPLEPKKFDVIGLIILVICMLSINVIITQTSNYDLMSPLILGLIAVFVISLIVFVMYENRIKHPLVDFDLFKNKGYTGATVSNFMLNGVAGGTLIVVNTYYQQQLDFNSQQTGYISLTYLVAVLIMIRVGEKILQALGPKRPLLMGSGFTVIGLILLSLTFLPDAWYIAASVVGYLLFGTGLGIYATPSTDTAVAQAPDEKVGVASGVYKMASSLGNAFGVAISSTVYSVLAAQLNLSLGGFMGVIFNAIVALLALIAILFLVPKKQSNL; encoded by the coding sequence ATGAATACTTCAAAAGAATTTAGGGGAGATAACCGCCTTTTACTAGGGATTATATTAGGAGTTATCACGTTTTGGTTATTTGCACAGTCACTGGTTAACTTGGTTGTCCCGTTACAATCATCTTATAACAGTGATATCGGTACGATAAATATTGCTGTGAGTTTATCTGCATTATTTTCTGGCTTATTTATTGTTGGTGCCGGTGATATCGCGGATAAATTTGGACGCGTTAAACTTACATATATTGGATTAGCATTAAATATCATTGGTTCAATTCTTATCATTATTACACCATTACCGAGTCTATTAATTATTGGTCGTGCAGTTCAAGGACTTTCTGCTGCATGTATAATGCCCGCGACGTTAGCGATTATTAATGAATATTACATCGGCACAGCTAGACAACGCGCGCTCAGTTATTGGTCTATTGGCTCATGGGGTGGTAGTGGCGTCTGTACATTATTTGGTGGATTAATGGCGACAAATTTTGGCTGGCGTTCTATTTTTATTATCTCTATTATTTTGACGATATTAGCAATGTTTTTAATAAAACATACTCCCGAGACGAAAGCTGAACCTATCGGCAATAAACCTCTGGAACCTAAGAAATTTGATGTTATTGGATTAATCATTTTAGTGATTTGTATGTTAAGTATTAATGTTATTATTACTCAAACATCTAATTATGACTTGATGTCTCCACTTATATTAGGTTTAATTGCCGTTTTCGTTATCTCACTCATCGTATTCGTTATGTATGAGAATAGAATCAAACATCCTCTTGTTGACTTTGATTTATTTAAAAATAAAGGCTATACCGGTGCAACAGTTTCAAACTTTATGTTAAATGGTGTTGCAGGTGGTACGTTAATTGTGGTTAACACTTATTATCAACAGCAATTAGATTTTAATTCTCAACAAACAGGCTATATTTCACTTACATATTTAGTAGCGGTATTAATTATGATTCGTGTAGGTGAAAAGATTTTACAAGCATTAGGACCTAAACGACCACTACTTATGGGAAGTGGTTTTACAGTTATAGGTTTAATTCTACTTTCTTTAACATTTTTACCTGACGCATGGTACATCGCAGCGAGTGTTGTAGGGTATTTATTATTTGGTACTGGTTTAGGTATCTATGCGACGCCTTCAACAGATACAGCTGTTGCTCAAGCGCCAGACGAAAAAGTAGGTGTAGCTTCAGGTGTATACAAAATGGCTTCTTCTTTAGGGAATGCCTTTGGTGTCGCTATTTCAAGTACAGTTTATAGTGTGCTTGCTGCGCAATTAAATTTATCACTCGGTGGTTTTATGGGTGTGATATTTAACGCAATTGTAGCACTCCTCGCTCTAATAGCTATCTTGTTTTTAGTTCCGAAAAAACAATCAAATTTATAA
- a CDS encoding metallophosphoesterase: MKIGTISDLHIDRHPKLKPESYLNILAEVVNERKLDILLIAGDISNDYKMSYQFIVHLKAMIQIPTYFIPGNHDLWSDGSDKSSTEILEFYKTQEECLIGRPLIVNDEWAIVGHTGWYDYSYADKRFSLDKIKKGKHYGATWQDKVRIDWTTSDQQLSKVAAQMVDEDIKNVDDRNIILMTHVVTHPQFVVPTPHRIFDFFNAFIGTQDFDYIYEKYPIKYSIMGHVHFRKELRDSDTTYMCPCLGYQRQWRTSDLAKEINHALIDFHI, from the coding sequence ATGAAAATAGGTACAATTTCAGATTTACATATTGATCGCCACCCAAAACTCAAACCGGAAAGCTATCTCAATATTTTGGCAGAGGTAGTTAATGAGAGGAAATTGGATATATTATTGATTGCCGGAGATATTTCTAATGATTATAAAATGAGTTATCAGTTTATTGTCCATTTAAAAGCCATGATACAAATTCCAACTTATTTTATACCTGGGAATCACGATTTGTGGTCCGATGGCTCGGATAAATCATCAACTGAGATCTTAGAATTTTATAAAACACAAGAAGAATGTTTAATAGGACGTCCATTGATTGTTAATGATGAGTGGGCCATCGTTGGTCATACAGGTTGGTATGATTATAGTTATGCAGATAAGCGATTTTCATTAGACAAAATTAAAAAAGGCAAACATTACGGGGCGACATGGCAAGATAAAGTAAGAATTGACTGGACTACGTCAGACCAACAGTTGTCAAAAGTGGCAGCCCAAATGGTAGATGAAGATATCAAGAACGTTGATGACCGTAATATTATTTTAATGACACATGTGGTTACACATCCACAATTTGTTGTACCTACACCACATCGAATTTTTGATTTTTTTAATGCATTTATTGGGACGCAAGATTTTGATTATATTTATGAGAAATATCCTATTAAATATAGTATTATGGGGCATGTTCATTTTCGAAAAGAACTAAGAGATAGTGATACAACTTACATGTGCCCATGTCTAGGTTATCAAAGACAATGGAGAACATCAGATTTAGCTAAAGAAATCAATCATGCGTTAATAGATTTCCATATTTAA
- a CDS encoding 2-dehydropantoate 2-reductase: protein MKIAIAGSGALGSGFGAKLFQNGYDVSLIDGWEPQVTSIQQEGLHIDINGEGYHFDIPMHCLSQIPSNELYDVIFLFPKSMQLESVLDAIKPHIHKETIVVCTMNGLKHERLIRNYVEDARIVRGVTTWTAGIDVPGHTHLMGSGPVEVGCLVPEGIDNVKIIVDILNQSELNGVVSEDLHQSIWKKICVNGTANALCSILECNLATLNESSYAKNLIYKLTQEIVHVATSDHVHLNVDEVFEYLIDLNEKVGPHYPSMYQDLIKDHRKTEIDYINGAVARLGKENHIPAPVNEFVTNLIHSKESQLNAQ, encoded by the coding sequence ATGAAAATAGCAATTGCGGGTTCTGGCGCACTTGGAAGTGGGTTTGGAGCCAAACTGTTTCAAAATGGTTATGACGTATCTCTTATAGATGGTTGGGAACCCCAAGTCACATCTATTCAACAGGAAGGCTTACATATTGATATTAATGGTGAGGGATATCATTTTGACATTCCTATGCATTGTCTCTCACAAATTCCGTCAAATGAACTTTACGATGTTATATTTTTATTTCCTAAATCTATGCAATTAGAGTCAGTGTTAGATGCAATCAAACCTCATATTCATAAAGAAACCATTGTGGTTTGTACGATGAATGGGTTAAAACATGAACGACTCATTCGCAATTATGTAGAAGATGCCCGTATTGTTCGTGGTGTCACTACATGGACAGCGGGTATAGACGTTCCGGGTCATACTCACCTTATGGGAAGCGGTCCCGTAGAAGTTGGTTGTCTTGTTCCAGAGGGGATCGATAACGTAAAAATTATCGTAGATATCCTCAATCAAAGTGAATTAAATGGAGTCGTAAGCGAAGATTTACATCAATCAATTTGGAAGAAGATTTGTGTTAACGGCACAGCGAATGCATTGTGCAGTATCTTGGAGTGTAACTTAGCCACTTTAAATGAAAGTAGCTATGCCAAAAATTTAATTTATAAATTAACACAAGAAATTGTTCATGTTGCAACATCTGATCATGTTCACCTTAATGTTGATGAAGTTTTTGAATATCTAATAGACTTGAATGAAAAGGTAGGTCCGCACTATCCTTCTATGTATCAAGATTTAATCAAAGATCATCGTAAAACTGAAATTGACTATATTAATGGTGCAGTTGCACGATTAGGCAAAGAAAATCATATACCCGCTCCAGTGAATGAATTTGTGACAAATCTGATTCATTCAAAGGAAAGTCAGTTAAACGCACAATAA
- the yidC gene encoding membrane protein insertase YidC, protein MHKRLALILLSLIIFLAGCDYSKKENQTGFFYNLFVKPMDSLLHFLGRLFNDNYGLAIIVIVLIVRFILLPLMVIQVKNMHMMREKTNVVKPELDAIREKIKKADTQEERNAANQLLMKKYKSYGINPFKNMIGCFPVIIQIPILMGLYMSLKYPTSDGITKYPHFLWFNLTEPNLIMTIIAASMYFIQPLVNSIHYPKDQRKTYYVIMVVSPIFITYASLTSASALGLYWSISAAFLIVQMHLAHSYYGKQAKKEAAKLKNQLELNQANKTE, encoded by the coding sequence ATGCACAAACGACTTGCATTAATATTGTTAAGTTTAATAATATTTTTAGCCGGCTGTGATTACTCGAAAAAAGAGAATCAAACAGGCTTTTTCTATAATTTATTTGTTAAACCAATGGACAGCTTACTTCACTTTTTAGGTAGATTATTTAATGACAATTATGGTTTAGCTATTATTGTTATTGTTCTTATTGTACGATTTATATTACTACCTTTAATGGTAATTCAAGTGAAAAATATGCATATGATGCGTGAGAAAACGAATGTGGTAAAACCAGAATTAGATGCGATTAGAGAGAAAATCAAAAAGGCTGACACTCAAGAAGAACGTAATGCGGCTAATCAATTATTAATGAAGAAATATAAATCATATGGAATTAACCCTTTTAAAAACATGATTGGATGCTTTCCGGTAATTATTCAAATACCAATACTAATGGGGTTATACATGAGTTTGAAATATCCAACAAGTGATGGAATCACTAAGTATCCTCACTTCTTGTGGTTTAACTTAACAGAACCAAATTTAATTATGACAATCATCGCAGCTAGTATGTACTTTATTCAACCATTAGTCAATTCAATTCATTACCCTAAAGATCAAAGAAAAACATATTATGTAATTATGGTAGTTTCGCCGATATTCATTACATATGCTTCTTTAACTTCCGCTTCAGCACTTGGTCTATACTGGAGTATCAGTGCAGCATTCCTAATAGTTCAAATGCATCTTGCACACTCTTATTATGGGAAACAAGCTAAAAAAGAAGCAGCCAAACTTAAAAATCAATTAGAACTAAACCAAGCTAATAAAACAGAGTAA
- a CDS encoding sodium:proton antiporter, with the protein MELLEAFLIFIFAVIVSSVLHNMFPKIPTAFIQIGLGVIIFTLPIPMHFEFDSEVFMMAVIAPLLFVEGTHVSRSKLLEYRKPVILMAMALVFTTVIGVGYFIHWIWTDLPMPAAFAIAAILCPTDAVAVSAITNGKVLPKGSMSILEGESLLNDAAGIISFKIAVTALVTGAFSAINAIEQFIISTIIGILVGAIFGIIVVRIRIYLTANKGLKDNNTLTFIQLLTPFAIYYIAETLHASGIIAVVVAGLIHGLERDRLIRAQTELQMNFTQIWNTFSYALNGFVFVVLGFIVPEVVMEIVKDEPENIKFLIMITLLIALAIYVFRFIWVFVWYKDFYFPKNIQYYMDNSDEEETPPNRAHYAFIMTMCGIHGTISLSMALTLPYVISNGHRFEYRNDLLFIASLMVLISLILAQVILPLITPSEEVSHFKGMSYQEAKIFIVQNVIDHFKNESKNNTSIDYRQVMNQYFQELAFLLNIEPDSKNTKELRRLEDIAEDVETNTLQKLIDNGKIDATNVRDYRNVMDATQAYNEKTFVEKFTRLFKMIYLRFKARKNRKKEERLVHKQEHARLKELHQSTSDNKTRIREQREAYKNSRQELKEERKLRKQQFHDSYKQVQKILRIVNHHIVLRLREEQDSSNVLEVSLVINQYYSLLRMLRSRSRQDFKSTKSQTQSKNDLVPENLRKLKLEGLYKQRTILDKLIQRNKITNDVATQIRENINYNEIVLSHESKE; encoded by the coding sequence ATGGAATTATTAGAAGCTTTTTTAATTTTTATATTTGCAGTCATTGTAAGTTCTGTCTTACATAATATGTTTCCTAAAATTCCAACTGCATTTATTCAGATTGGTTTAGGTGTTATCATCTTTACTCTACCTATTCCAATGCATTTCGAATTTGATTCAGAAGTATTTATGATGGCCGTTATTGCCCCATTATTATTTGTTGAAGGAACGCATGTGTCTCGTTCTAAATTATTGGAATACCGTAAACCCGTCATTTTAATGGCAATGGCCTTAGTTTTTACAACGGTTATTGGCGTCGGTTACTTTATACATTGGATTTGGACCGATTTACCAATGCCAGCTGCTTTCGCGATAGCTGCGATTTTATGTCCTACTGATGCTGTGGCCGTATCAGCCATTACAAATGGGAAAGTTTTACCTAAAGGATCAATGTCTATTCTAGAAGGGGAATCATTGCTGAATGACGCAGCAGGTATCATTTCATTTAAAATTGCGGTCACTGCGCTTGTCACTGGTGCATTTTCAGCAATTAACGCTATCGAACAATTTATTATTTCGACAATCATCGGAATATTAGTCGGTGCCATCTTCGGTATTATTGTCGTGAGAATACGTATCTACCTTACAGCGAACAAAGGATTAAAAGATAATAACACATTAACATTTATCCAATTATTGACACCCTTCGCTATTTACTATATAGCTGAAACATTGCATGCATCAGGTATTATAGCTGTAGTAGTAGCAGGTTTAATTCATGGTTTAGAACGTGATAGATTAATCCGTGCACAAACAGAATTACAAATGAACTTTACACAAATTTGGAATACGTTTAGTTATGCACTGAATGGCTTTGTCTTTGTTGTACTAGGATTCATCGTACCTGAGGTTGTTATGGAAATTGTTAAAGATGAACCTGAAAATATTAAATTCTTAATTATGATCACCCTACTCATTGCGCTTGCTATTTATGTATTTCGTTTTATTTGGGTATTTGTATGGTATAAAGACTTTTATTTCCCGAAAAATATTCAATATTACATGGATAACTCAGATGAAGAAGAAACACCTCCCAATCGAGCACACTATGCTTTTATAATGACAATGTGTGGGATTCACGGAACGATTTCACTATCTATGGCATTGACCTTGCCGTATGTAATTAGTAATGGACATCGTTTTGAATATCGCAACGATTTATTATTTATTGCATCATTGATGGTATTAATCAGCTTAATATTAGCTCAAGTCATTTTACCGCTCATCACGCCTTCTGAAGAAGTATCTCATTTCAAAGGCATGAGTTACCAAGAAGCGAAAATATTTATCGTTCAGAATGTGATAGATCATTTTAAAAATGAATCTAAAAACAATACTTCCATAGATTATAGACAAGTGATGAACCAATACTTTCAAGAATTAGCATTTCTATTAAATATTGAACCTGATAGTAAAAATACAAAAGAGTTGCGACGTTTAGAAGATATTGCAGAAGATGTGGAAACAAATACGTTACAAAAGCTTATCGATAATGGGAAAATTGATGCTACAAATGTTCGAGACTATCGTAATGTCATGGATGCTACTCAAGCTTATAATGAGAAAACGTTTGTAGAGAAATTTACTCGACTCTTTAAAATGATTTACTTGCGTTTTAAAGCTAGAAAAAATCGTAAAAAAGAAGAACGTTTAGTTCATAAACAAGAGCATGCGAGACTTAAAGAATTACACCAATCAACAAGTGACAATAAAACTAGAATTCGTGAGCAGCGTGAAGCATATAAAAATTCAAGACAAGAATTAAAAGAAGAACGTAAATTGAGAAAACAGCAGTTCCATGATAGTTACAAACAAGTTCAAAAAATCTTGCGCATCGTCAACCACCATATCGTGTTGAGATTACGAGAGGAACAAGATAGCTCGAATGTTTTAGAGGTAAGTTTAGTAATCAATCAGTATTATTCATTATTACGTATGTTACGTAGTCGTTCACGCCAAGACTTTAAATCCACTAAATCCCAAACACAAAGTAAAAATGACCTTGTTCCGGAAAATTTAAGAAAGTTAAAATTAGAAGGTTTATATAAACAAAGAACTATTCTGGATAAGTTAATCCAACGTAATAAAATAACGAATGATGTTGCAACACAAATTCGTGAAAATATTAATTACAATGAAATTGTTTTATCTCACGAATCAAAAGAATAA
- a CDS encoding serine hydrolase FLP, with the protein MKKKHFIITIVAMMILILSGILTKHYTAHSKTESMLTHHSQKQIDHIVHSAMNNGKIPGVSVLIVKDNKVFLNKGYGYANVDQKMKVTPQTKFEIASNTKAFTGYGILQLAEEGKLNLNDKVSKYIPDFYMTYNDEKKDITIKQLLGHTSGIPSDITEEDHYSEDYNSLKHIVEYAKGKELNNAPGDSFEYSNMNYDILGLIIQNVSHQSYQSYIKEHILEPLHMRHTSFKTTSKKGKNEATGYELVSGEAIKTTPEFNIGDTPSAFMMTSTKDLENWIKQQLKPSSKMNSIIKQSHQKISETENQSDDDGYAAGWFINSSIHIISHPGTLNNFSSEILLNPTKSYGIVVLGNMNSSQVANLAENLSSQILNNDHYTTIEQKIDESKSFNHTITIITGLGAFMFLLLSLIRLNHLKHQRVIYDKRKVPFITFLLIITLFVILSIAIYLLPLFILGNVSWTFVLSWLPAHAKWLLTSVYLFLLMMMIWLSINVLTRHPKS; encoded by the coding sequence ATGAAAAAGAAACATTTTATCATCACTATTGTAGCCATGATGATTCTTATATTAAGTGGTATATTAACAAAACATTATACCGCTCATAGTAAAACGGAGAGTATGCTTACCCATCATTCACAGAAACAAATCGATCATATCGTTCACTCAGCAATGAATAATGGTAAGATACCTGGTGTCTCCGTGCTTATTGTTAAAGATAATAAAGTCTTTTTAAACAAAGGTTATGGTTATGCCAATGTGGATCAAAAAATGAAAGTGACCCCTCAAACAAAATTTGAAATTGCTTCAAATACGAAAGCTTTTACTGGATATGGGATTCTTCAACTTGCTGAAGAAGGTAAATTAAATTTAAATGATAAAGTATCAAAGTACATTCCAGACTTTTATATGACATATAACGATGAGAAAAAAGATATCACTATTAAACAATTGCTAGGACATACAAGTGGCATACCGAGTGATATTACTGAAGAGGATCATTATTCGGAAGATTATAATAGTCTGAAACATATCGTTGAATATGCTAAAGGGAAAGAATTGAATAATGCGCCTGGTGACAGCTTCGAATATTCAAATATGAATTATGATATCCTAGGTTTAATTATTCAAAACGTCTCACATCAATCTTATCAATCATATATTAAAGAACATATATTAGAGCCGTTACACATGCGACATACTAGTTTCAAAACTACAAGTAAAAAAGGTAAAAACGAAGCTACTGGCTATGAATTAGTAAGTGGTGAAGCTATAAAGACTACACCTGAATTTAATATTGGTGATACCCCATCAGCTTTTATGATGACGAGCACCAAAGACTTAGAAAATTGGATTAAACAACAATTAAAACCTTCATCTAAAATGAATTCTATAATCAAACAATCACATCAAAAGATTTCAGAAACTGAAAATCAATCAGACGATGATGGTTATGCTGCAGGTTGGTTTATTAATTCGAGCATCCATATTATTTCTCATCCAGGTACTCTTAATAATTTCTCGTCAGAAATTTTACTTAATCCTACGAAATCTTACGGAATTGTCGTGTTAGGAAATATGAATTCATCTCAAGTAGCAAATCTAGCTGAAAACTTAAGTTCACAAATTTTAAATAATGATCACTATACAACTATTGAACAAAAAATTGATGAGTCTAAAAGTTTTAATCATACGATAACTATTATAACCGGTCTTGGGGCATTCATGTTTTTACTTCTGAGTTTAATACGACTTAATCACTTAAAACACCAACGTGTAATCTATGATAAAAGGAAAGTTCCATTTATAACATTCCTCCTGATCATCACATTATTTGTCATATTGAGTATTGCTATTTATTTACTTCCTCTGTTTATATTAGGAAATGTAAGTTGGACATTTGTATTATCATGGTTACCTGCACATGCGAAGTGGCTGTTAACGAGTGTTTACCTTTTCTTGTTAATGATGATGATATGGTTATCCATTAATGTTTTGACACGTCATCCCAAAAGTTAA
- a CDS encoding amino acid permease: MARQLHRELNNRHIQLIAIGGAIGTGLFLGSGQTISLTGPSLLFTYMIIGIILFAFIRALGELLLSNSKFNSFVDIANEYLGPFGGFVIGWTYWICWVVSSMSDLTAMGQYFAFWYPQVPHWLTVLFIVLILISFNLLGARLFGELEFWFSIIKVVTIVAMVIVGLVLIFLSFKTHYGHASFTNLVKHGGMFPHGPFGFLMSFQIAVYSFIGIELIGVTAGETKDPEKTIPKAINNVPIRILLFYIGGLLVIMSVIPWDNIDPDSSPFVKLFSIIGIPFAAGIVNFVVLTAAASATNSGIYSNSRILFGLAKQGLGPKVLTKTNSNGVPYLSMFVSSITLLVAALLNFIFPDAIKLFIYVTTLSTVLFLVVWAMIIVSYIVYVRKNSEAHRNSKFKLFGGQGVAFVVLAFFFFVFILLFFSADTRAAIFISPIWFIFLFFYYKKYKSNAKALAEKQHLSNQKQTKNI, from the coding sequence ATGGCTAGACAATTGCATAGGGAGTTAAATAATAGGCATATCCAATTAATTGCTATTGGTGGTGCTATTGGAACTGGATTATTTCTAGGTTCTGGGCAAACTATTTCTTTAACTGGACCGTCACTATTATTTACTTATATGATTATTGGGATTATTTTATTCGCATTTATACGTGCTTTGGGAGAATTGTTATTAAGTAACTCTAAATTTAATTCATTTGTAGATATCGCAAATGAATATTTAGGGCCTTTTGGAGGATTCGTAATAGGTTGGACTTATTGGATTTGTTGGGTCGTTTCGAGTATGTCAGATTTAACAGCCATGGGGCAATATTTCGCATTTTGGTATCCTCAGGTCCCTCATTGGTTAACTGTGTTATTTATTGTACTGATTTTAATTTCATTTAATTTATTAGGCGCCCGTTTATTTGGAGAACTTGAATTTTGGTTCTCAATCATTAAAGTTGTAACTATCGTAGCGATGGTAATTGTTGGGTTGGTTTTAATTTTCCTATCATTTAAAACGCATTACGGTCATGCTTCATTCACCAATTTAGTTAAGCACGGAGGCATGTTCCCACATGGTCCTTTCGGATTCTTAATGTCATTTCAAATAGCAGTCTATTCCTTTATTGGTATTGAGCTTATCGGTGTAACAGCTGGTGAAACAAAAGATCCTGAAAAGACTATCCCTAAGGCTATTAATAACGTTCCTATTAGAATTTTACTCTTCTACATCGGTGGTTTATTAGTCATCATGTCAGTCATTCCATGGGATAACATTGACCCAGATAGTAGTCCTTTCGTAAAGCTATTTAGTATTATTGGCATACCTTTTGCAGCTGGTATAGTGAACTTTGTTGTCCTAACTGCAGCCGCTTCTGCTACAAATAGCGGTATTTACTCTAACAGTCGTATCTTGTTTGGTTTAGCTAAACAAGGTTTGGGACCTAAAGTATTAACTAAAACAAATTCTAACGGCGTACCCTACCTTTCAATGTTCGTATCATCGATTACTTTACTTGTAGCAGCGTTGTTAAATTTTATCTTCCCAGATGCAATTAAACTATTTATATATGTTACGACTTTATCAACTGTACTCTTTTTAGTAGTTTGGGCAATGATTATCGTGTCATATATAGTTTATGTTAGAAAGAATTCTGAAGCACATAGAAATAGTAAATTTAAATTATTCGGTGGTCAAGGGGTTGCGTTTGTCGTATTAGCTTTCTTCTTCTTTGTATTTATATTATTATTCTTTAGTGCTGATACACGTGCAGCAATCTTTATTTCGCCAATCTGGTTCATATTCTTATTCTTCTACTATAAAAAATATAAATCAAATGCCAAAGCGTTAGCTGAAAAACAACATTTAAGCAATCAAAAGCAAACTAAAAACATATAA
- a CDS encoding DUF1440 domain-containing protein, whose amino-acid sequence MSSTCKRIMVTGLVGGFIGGAIKMGWEALVPPRTPEREEEPPPMTLLNQLGLPEKIKHATYNYNQNEIPIAVMGIHYGFSIAHAFAYAILAERYSKVTVLRGSLFGIAINIAFHEYLLPRVGLTPEIDELPKEERISELLGHIVWMNAIDYVRSALK is encoded by the coding sequence ATGTCAAGTACATGTAAAAGAATCATGGTTACAGGCCTTGTTGGAGGCTTCATTGGAGGAGCTATTAAAATGGGATGGGAAGCGTTAGTACCGCCGAGAACTCCTGAACGTGAAGAAGAGCCGCCACCTATGACTTTATTAAATCAATTAGGCTTACCTGAGAAGATTAAACATGCTACTTATAACTACAATCAAAATGAAATACCAATAGCTGTGATGGGCATTCATTATGGCTTTTCAATTGCACATGCGTTCGCATATGCGATTCTTGCTGAAAGATATTCCAAAGTAACTGTTTTAAGAGGGAGTTTATTTGGCATAGCTATAAATATTGCATTTCATGAATACTTGTTACCTCGTGTAGGTTTAACTCCTGAAATTGATGAGTTACCTAAAGAAGAACGTATTTCTGAATTACTAGGTCATATTGTTTGGATGAATGCTATTGATTACGTTAGATCAGCTTTAAAATAA